The genomic interval GTCCTGCTGTTCCGCCGGTTCTCGCCCTTCTGACGCACGGGCTTATCCGTCGCCCGCCCGTACCCGAACGCGATGGAGGTCACCGGCGACTGGACGCGGGCCGAGGCCGAGGCGTTCCTGACGAGCGAGGCCGGGCGCGTCCCGCTCCGGGTCGCGTGCCGGACGCCCGCCGGGGGGCTGTGGATGCTCTCGTTGTGGTACCGGTGGCGCGACGGGGGACTGGAGTGTGCGACGAGCGCCCACGCCGACGTGGTGGAGTACCTCGACCACGACGACGGCGTGGCGTTCGAGGCGTCGGTGAACGACCCGCCGTACGTCGGCGTCCGCGGGAGCGGGCGGGCGAGCGTCTCGCCCGACGGGGACAAACAGCTGTTGCGCGCGCTCCTCGACCGGTACCTCGGCGGCACGGACTCCGGGCTGGCCGAGCGGCTCCTCCGGCCGGAGCGCGAGGAGGTCCGGGTCCGTATCGACCCGGCGAAGCTGTACACGTGGGACTTCGGCGACCGGATGGACTAGGCGAGGTCGGGAACGCGGTGGACCTCGATGTCCACGGGGCGGCGTTCGCCCTCGATGTCGGCGACCATACCGGCGACGACCGTCTCG from Halosegnis marinus carries:
- a CDS encoding pyridoxamine 5'-phosphate oxidase family protein, whose translation is MEVTGDWTRAEAEAFLTSEAGRVPLRVACRTPAGGLWMLSLWYRWRDGGLECATSAHADVVEYLDHDDGVAFEASVNDPPYVGVRGSGRASVSPDGDKQLLRALLDRYLGGTDSGLAERLLRPEREEVRVRIDPAKLYTWDFGDRMD